Proteins encoded by one window of Nitrincola iocasae:
- a CDS encoding YfcL family protein has protein sequence MTDITLQADTAYEKLIRLEASADTSSDELFCCAYLLGHLSLINGQEFIDSASLDQLMHDSLQQAFTIDRLSDQDKTAIVALWDSLSLSSDRD, from the coding sequence ATGACCGACATTACCCTGCAAGCCGATACGGCTTATGAGAAATTGATACGCCTGGAAGCCAGCGCAGACACCAGCAGCGATGAGCTGTTCTGCTGCGCGTATTTGCTGGGACACTTAAGCCTGATCAACGGTCAGGAGTTTATAGATAGCGCAAGTCTTGACCAGTTGATGCATGACAGTCTGCAACAGGCGTTTACCATTGACCGCCTCTCGGATCAGGACAAGACCGCCATAGTGGCTCTTTGGGATAGTTTGTCTTTATCATCTGATCGGGATTAA
- the tcdA gene encoding tRNA cyclic N6-threonylcarbamoyladenosine(37) synthase TcdA, whose protein sequence is MVTQATQSNADQVAADSDYQLRFGGTRRLYGELLTEYYRQAQVVVVGIGGVGSWVAEALARTAIGQITLIDLDDICISNINRQVHATSSSIGQMKVDVMAARLRDINPYCQVNTQAAFIQAANIAELIPDDVDYVVDAIDNVRDKAALIAWCKRRKIPLITIGGAGGQTDPTQVSVADLTRTSQDPLAAKLRSVLKRHHGFSKTDKFGIDCVYSTEQLRYPQADGSVCHRKPDAGGPTRLDCAGGFGAATCVTATFGFVAVARLLKKMEARFVRQQAAG, encoded by the coding sequence ATGGTAACTCAGGCAACCCAATCCAATGCTGATCAAGTTGCAGCTGATAGTGATTATCAGCTGCGTTTTGGTGGCACGCGGCGTCTCTATGGTGAATTATTGACTGAGTACTATCGTCAGGCACAGGTGGTTGTGGTGGGGATTGGTGGTGTGGGCTCCTGGGTGGCTGAAGCGCTTGCCCGAACCGCCATAGGTCAGATTACGCTGATCGATCTGGATGATATCTGCATCAGCAATATTAACCGCCAAGTGCATGCCACTTCCAGCAGTATCGGGCAGATGAAAGTGGATGTCATGGCCGCACGCCTACGGGATATTAATCCCTATTGTCAGGTAAACACTCAGGCGGCGTTTATTCAAGCTGCTAATATTGCTGAGCTGATCCCGGATGATGTCGATTATGTGGTGGATGCCATCGATAATGTACGTGACAAAGCGGCACTGATTGCCTGGTGTAAACGGCGTAAAATCCCGCTGATCACCATCGGCGGGGCTGGCGGGCAAACTGACCCGACCCAGGTCAGTGTGGCTGATCTGACCCGAACCTCTCAAGACCCGCTGGCGGCCAAGTTACGCTCTGTATTAAAGCGCCATCACGGTTTTAGTAAAACCGACAAGTTTGGTATCGACTGCGTCTACTCCACTGAACAATTGCGTTATCCTCAGGCGGATGGCAGCGTTTGTCATCGCAAGCCAGACGCGGGAGGCCCCACGCGGCTGGATTGTGCTGGTGGATTTGGTGCGGCCACTTGTGTCACGGCAACCTTCGGGTTTGTGGCGGTAGCGCGTTTGTTAAAGAAGATGGAAGCCCGCTTTGTACGTCAGCAGGCGGCTGGTTGA
- the purM gene encoding phosphoribosylformylglycinamidine cyclo-ligase produces MSTDSVKTSLSYKDAGVDIDAGNALVERIKGVAKRTARPEVLGGLGGFGALCEIPEGYRKPVLVSGTDGVGTKLRLAMELNKHDTIGIDLVAMCVNDLVVAGAEPLLFLDYYATGHLNVDMAADVVTGIGKGCELAGAALVGGETAEMPGMYEGDDYDLAGFCVGVVEKDEIIDGSLVQAGDALLALASSGPHSNGYSLIRKIIEFSQADLQQPMGDTTLAAALMEPTRIYVKPLLQLIKTLPVHALSHITGGGLLENIPRVLPTDAKAVLDADSWTLPAVFDWLQQAGNVDLQEMYRTFNCGVGMVIAVAQTDKAHALELLSQLGETAWEIGHIETAAAGEAQVEMRSGKSA; encoded by the coding sequence ATGTCTACAGATTCTGTAAAAACATCACTCAGTTACAAAGATGCCGGGGTTGATATCGATGCCGGAAACGCGCTGGTCGAGCGCATCAAAGGTGTGGCCAAACGCACTGCTCGCCCGGAAGTATTGGGTGGACTGGGTGGATTTGGTGCCCTGTGTGAAATTCCCGAAGGCTACCGAAAACCGGTGCTGGTTTCCGGCACTGACGGTGTAGGAACCAAACTACGCCTGGCCATGGAGCTGAACAAACACGACACTATCGGTATCGATCTGGTGGCCATGTGTGTAAACGATCTGGTGGTCGCAGGCGCTGAGCCACTGCTGTTTTTAGATTACTACGCCACCGGTCATCTGAATGTTGATATGGCCGCCGATGTGGTGACGGGTATTGGCAAGGGTTGTGAGCTGGCCGGTGCCGCGCTGGTCGGCGGTGAAACAGCTGAAATGCCGGGCATGTACGAAGGTGACGACTACGATCTGGCCGGTTTCTGCGTCGGGGTAGTGGAAAAAGATGAGATCATTGATGGATCCCTTGTACAAGCCGGTGATGCACTGTTAGCGCTGGCGTCTTCTGGCCCGCACTCCAACGGTTATTCACTGATTCGCAAGATTATCGAGTTCAGCCAGGCTGATCTACAACAGCCTATGGGTGATACCACGCTGGCGGCGGCTCTGATGGAGCCAACACGTATCTATGTGAAGCCGTTGCTGCAACTGATTAAAACCTTGCCGGTTCATGCGCTGTCTCACATCACTGGTGGTGGACTATTGGAAAATATTCCACGGGTTCTGCCGACCGATGCCAAAGCCGTACTGGATGCAGACAGCTGGACGCTTCCAGCCGTATTCGACTGGTTACAACAGGCTGGCAATGTGGACCTGCAAGAGATGTACCGCACCTTCAACTGTGGTGTAGGCATGGTCATTGCGGTTGCACAAACGGATAAAGCCCATGCACTTGAGCTGCTGAGCCAGTTGGGTGAAACGGCTTGGGAAATCGGTCACATCGAAACCGCCGCCGCAGGCGAAGCCCAGGTTGAAATGCGCTCCGGCAAAAGCGCATGA
- a CDS encoding DUF2066 domain-containing protein, with protein MTKSESSRLKWKQTLAMLLLLLPLKGVAAESMLVWLAEERAGVRDFATASHPLIQGLRASAPTSLAVLSPLMDLADQQALSVDALWRGADEVVLSASTRYAADAVVVGRVDAGGATPFTEWVVWQDGQRQLLSTQGDWQEQVDELLASLPQISTIDPNAIAAPLSLPGQMTPPGYLVTVYRLNQAGDYLRVMDLFREHLGSQAVIPVSFNAGTLRVSIDYDGAVSALQRDLLSTSQLTELPDGQLEFFWN; from the coding sequence ATGACAAAGAGCGAATCAAGCAGGTTGAAATGGAAACAAACCCTGGCCATGTTGCTGTTGTTGTTGCCACTGAAAGGGGTTGCTGCCGAGTCTATGTTGGTCTGGCTTGCTGAAGAGCGGGCTGGTGTGCGTGATTTTGCAACGGCCAGTCATCCGCTGATTCAAGGCTTGCGTGCATCGGCGCCGACATCTTTGGCGGTGTTATCACCGCTGATGGACCTGGCTGATCAGCAGGCGTTGAGCGTAGACGCGCTGTGGCGCGGTGCGGATGAAGTGGTGCTGTCAGCCTCAACACGTTATGCCGCTGACGCTGTGGTGGTGGGGCGTGTCGATGCCGGTGGTGCTACGCCGTTTACCGAGTGGGTGGTCTGGCAAGATGGACAACGTCAGTTACTGTCCACACAAGGCGACTGGCAGGAACAGGTCGATGAGTTGTTGGCAAGCCTGCCTCAGATAAGCACTATTGATCCGAATGCTATAGCAGCCCCACTGTCGCTGCCGGGACAGATGACGCCTCCCGGCTACTTGGTAACCGTGTACCGCTTAAATCAGGCGGGTGATTATCTGCGGGTGATGGATCTGTTCAGGGAACACCTCGGTTCTCAGGCGGTCATACCGGTGAGTTTCAATGCCGGTACGCTGCGTGTCAGCATTGACTATGACGGTGCCGTTTCTGCCTTGCAGCGTGATCTGCTAAGTACCTCTCAACTTACCGAACTGCCGGACGGGCAGCTGGAATTTTTCTGGAACTGA
- a CDS encoding DUF3108 domain-containing protein, which yields MLRKGCITLFILLLSLPALAGQVELKPYRAVYVNKVDATISISGEAIRELKQLEDGTWELSVEASAMMANIREATRVTQRDNQLLPLRYDYHRRILTRNRTAQLRFDWDAGHVTTDIDDKPWRMAIEPGIHDKLSYQLQMPADIADGKTSLSYQVADGGRLQTYRFNVTGEDRVDTPAGQFNAIRVERDRGEDSDRETLIWFAPELDYLVVRLEQVEPNGNRFTLLLKQAQ from the coding sequence ATGTTGCGCAAAGGTTGCATTACATTATTTATACTACTGCTAAGCCTTCCGGCCTTGGCCGGCCAGGTTGAGTTAAAGCCCTACCGAGCGGTTTATGTCAATAAAGTAGATGCAACCATCTCCATCAGCGGTGAAGCGATTCGCGAGCTAAAACAACTGGAGGATGGTACCTGGGAACTCTCTGTTGAAGCCTCCGCGATGATGGCCAATATTCGCGAAGCTACGCGTGTCACCCAGCGGGACAATCAACTACTGCCGCTGCGTTATGACTATCATCGCCGTATCCTGACGCGCAATCGAACCGCTCAATTACGCTTTGACTGGGATGCCGGCCATGTCACTACCGATATCGATGACAAACCCTGGCGCATGGCGATAGAACCGGGCATACACGACAAGCTTAGCTACCAGTTGCAGATGCCAGCCGATATTGCCGACGGCAAAACCTCTCTCAGTTATCAGGTCGCCGATGGTGGCCGCCTGCAAACCTATCGATTCAATGTGACCGGAGAAGATCGGGTCGACACTCCAGCGGGTCAGTTCAATGCCATCCGTGTTGAACGCGACAGAGGCGAAGACTCCGATCGCGAAACCCTGATCTGGTTTGCACCAGAACTGGACTACCTGGTCGTCCGCCTGGAACAGGTTGAACCTAACGGTAACCGCTTTACCCTGCTACTAAAACAAGCCCAGTAA
- the hda gene encoding DnaA regulatory inactivator Hda, translating to MSNLTPPVQLPLGISLREEARFENFIIGDNGLLCETLKASASGQGEQMLYLWGSSGQGCSHLLQSSCHHADALGRHAAYLPLSELIDYDASLFEGLEQMDLVCLDDLQEIAGKRVWEEAVFHLFNRLRAANVSLVTAATQSPTGLQLQLPDLTSRLHWGMVFQVQPLHEEAKIETLKARASSRGFELSDEVLRYIMHHGKRDLTDLLKVLDQLDHASLSAHRRITVPFVKQVMGW from the coding sequence ATGTCTAATCTGACACCGCCTGTTCAGTTACCACTAGGTATCTCTTTGCGAGAAGAGGCACGCTTTGAGAATTTCATCATTGGTGATAATGGCTTGCTGTGTGAAACACTCAAAGCCTCGGCCTCTGGTCAGGGCGAGCAGATGCTATACCTTTGGGGCAGCTCAGGGCAAGGGTGTTCACATCTGTTGCAGAGTAGTTGCCATCATGCTGATGCGCTGGGACGTCACGCCGCTTATTTGCCCCTGAGTGAATTGATTGACTACGATGCCTCTTTGTTTGAGGGGTTGGAGCAGATGGATCTGGTTTGTCTTGACGATTTGCAGGAAATTGCTGGCAAGCGCGTTTGGGAAGAAGCCGTTTTTCATCTGTTCAATCGCTTGCGTGCTGCTAATGTATCGCTAGTGACAGCGGCCACACAGTCCCCCACCGGCTTACAGTTACAATTGCCCGATTTGACCTCGCGCTTGCATTGGGGAATGGTGTTTCAGGTACAGCCATTGCATGAAGAGGCCAAAATTGAAACCTTGAAAGCGCGTGCATCCAGTCGTGGCTTTGAGCTCAGCGATGAAGTGCTGCGCTATATTATGCATCATGGCAAACGTGATCTGACCGATCTGCTCAAGGTGTTGGATCAACTGGATCATGCCTCCTTGAGTGCGCATCGCCGTATTACCGTACCCTTTGTAAAACAGGTGATGGGATGGTAA
- a CDS encoding diguanylate cyclase domain-containing protein — MSQNTSVNYRKVVTLRGLMHKAQIRSNLVGIITSGTILTVLGLFALVNLADHNQKLVSRVLSYTLEAAVVFKDSDAIREGINLILETEKLSEVVVFDEYGKTLYEWNASSKTQWGQIERQLLGLILDQPRIVPVRHNGEQVGELQIYTDGSVFFIFMMCGVLAVFFSLIISTLGANIEGGRIHSFICKSVQELASIARKIARERSFKLRAPLSSIYEIRELAEDLNILLDEIETWEGHLQQENTSLSYKANHDSLTGVSNRAYFERVLSQQVISAREKGRRLALLYIDGYQFKSINDTFGHAAGDEVLVTTAKRLGALIREQDQLARLGGDEFAILIQPLQQDQDLERMASKIVDAMSHPIILESGERVSFSLTIGVATFPQQGETPKALMQAADDAMYTAKKNEKNFHIS; from the coding sequence ATGAGTCAGAACACGAGCGTCAACTACCGTAAGGTAGTCACATTGCGCGGGTTGATGCACAAGGCACAAATTCGCAGTAATCTGGTGGGCATTATCACCTCGGGCACTATCTTGACGGTATTGGGTTTGTTTGCCCTGGTGAACTTAGCTGATCACAACCAAAAGCTGGTTAGCCGTGTTTTGTCTTATACACTTGAAGCCGCCGTGGTGTTCAAGGACAGTGATGCAATTCGTGAAGGTATAAATCTGATTCTGGAAACTGAGAAGCTTTCAGAAGTGGTTGTGTTTGATGAGTATGGCAAGACACTCTACGAATGGAATGCCTCGAGTAAAACTCAATGGGGTCAAATCGAGCGGCAGCTACTAGGTCTCATACTGGACCAACCCAGAATTGTGCCTGTTCGTCATAATGGTGAGCAGGTTGGTGAGCTGCAAATCTATACGGATGGATCGGTTTTTTTCATCTTTATGATGTGTGGTGTTCTGGCTGTATTTTTCAGTCTGATTATCAGTACACTGGGCGCTAATATTGAAGGCGGACGTATACACAGTTTCATCTGCAAGTCTGTCCAGGAACTAGCCAGTATTGCTAGAAAAATCGCGCGAGAGCGTTCTTTTAAACTCAGGGCACCACTCAGCTCTATTTATGAAATCCGGGAATTAGCTGAAGATTTGAATATACTGCTGGACGAGATAGAAACCTGGGAAGGGCACCTGCAACAAGAGAACACATCCCTGAGCTATAAGGCCAATCATGACTCGCTTACGGGTGTATCTAACCGAGCTTATTTTGAACGGGTACTGTCTCAGCAGGTTATTTCTGCTCGTGAAAAGGGGCGGCGACTGGCGCTGCTCTATATCGATGGCTATCAGTTTAAATCCATCAACGATACGTTTGGGCATGCTGCTGGAGACGAGGTTTTGGTTACGACTGCGAAGCGGCTTGGTGCATTGATCCGAGAGCAGGATCAATTGGCACGTCTTGGCGGTGATGAGTTTGCCATATTAATACAGCCTTTGCAGCAGGATCAGGATCTGGAGAGAATGGCCAGTAAAATTGTTGACGCTATGTCTCATCCGATTATTCTTGAAAGCGGTGAACGAGTTTCGTTTTCACTTACTATTGGTGTTGCCACCTTTCCTCAGCAGGGTGAAACCCCAAAAGCTTTGATGCAAGCGGCCGATGACGCCATGTACACAGCAAAAAAGAATGAGAAAAATTTTCACATTAGTTAA
- a CDS encoding YfiR family protein yields the protein MRRFLIFFAFISVAFLAPGIMMAADSSSTDADREQQTAQQVSYIVSGIVSYSRWPDDIAPSKACIVGSTLYMQALFDQDVNRNSYAWQHYQDSDYGEVERCDIVYIGALTSSEQHNLLSEITGKPVLSISEHDPECYGGSLICLNLVEEGSSFQVNLDAVARSGIRIHPQVLKLGRE from the coding sequence GTGAGGCGTTTTTTAATATTTTTTGCTTTCATATCAGTTGCTTTCCTGGCGCCCGGCATAATGATGGCAGCTGATTCGTCCAGTACTGACGCCGATAGAGAGCAGCAAACTGCACAACAGGTTTCTTATATTGTATCTGGTATTGTCAGTTATTCTCGTTGGCCCGATGACATCGCTCCGTCGAAAGCCTGTATCGTCGGATCAACACTGTATATGCAAGCTCTATTTGATCAAGATGTGAACAGAAATTCTTATGCCTGGCAGCATTATCAGGACAGTGATTATGGGGAAGTGGAGCGTTGCGACATTGTTTATATTGGGGCGCTTACTTCTTCAGAACAACACAACCTCCTATCTGAGATTACCGGTAAGCCTGTACTGAGTATTAGCGAGCATGATCCTGAGTGTTATGGAGGCAGCCTGATTTGTCTGAACCTTGTTGAAGAGGGAAGTTCATTCCAAGTCAACCTGGATGCAGTAGCGCGTAGTGGTATTCGCATACATCCGCAAGTACTGAAACTTGGAAGAGAATGA
- a CDS encoding response regulator transcription factor codes for MTKVLVVDDEPNILLSLEFLMEQAGFSVSTAEDGETALEQINQLEPDLVLLDISLPGISGFDVLEALRKDSRFTRLPVIMLTAHGREVEREKGMALGADDYITKPFSTQSLVEKVRTLLQEAG; via the coding sequence ATGACCAAAGTACTGGTAGTGGATGATGAGCCAAACATCCTGTTATCACTCGAATTTTTGATGGAGCAAGCGGGATTTTCTGTATCAACGGCTGAAGACGGTGAAACCGCGCTGGAGCAGATCAATCAACTCGAGCCCGACCTGGTCTTGCTGGACATCAGTTTGCCGGGTATCAGCGGATTTGATGTGCTTGAAGCGTTGCGCAAGGACAGTCGCTTTACCCGGCTACCGGTGATTATGCTGACAGCCCACGGACGAGAGGTGGAACGTGAAAAAGGTATGGCACTGGGTGCCGATGACTACATCACTAAACCTTTCTCAACCCAGTCACTCGTTGAAAAAGTCCGGACACTGCTTCAGGAAGCGGGCTGA
- the purN gene encoding phosphoribosylglycinamide formyltransferase, which yields MSKRIVALISGSGSNLQAIMDQCNQGIINGKVVGVISNRDDAFGLKRAEMAGIPGYFISHRDYTSRESFDQALMRQIDACEPDLVVLAGFMRILSPEFVRHYAGRLFNIHPSLLPRYKGLNTHQRVLEAGDPEHGCTVHFVTEELDGGPLVIQARTAVLTSDDSASLQGRMHTLEHQIYPLAVSWFCAERLKLTEEGVLLDDTLLPAAGFQLES from the coding sequence ATGAGCAAACGTATCGTTGCGCTGATCTCTGGCAGCGGTTCCAACCTGCAGGCGATCATGGACCAATGCAACCAAGGCATAATCAATGGAAAAGTGGTCGGCGTTATCAGTAATCGCGATGATGCCTTTGGCCTCAAACGTGCGGAAATGGCCGGTATTCCCGGCTATTTCATCAGCCATCGCGACTACACCAGCCGTGAAAGCTTTGATCAGGCGTTGATGCGCCAGATCGATGCCTGCGAGCCTGATCTGGTGGTGCTGGCGGGCTTTATGCGTATTTTAAGTCCGGAGTTTGTACGTCACTATGCCGGACGGCTGTTCAATATCCATCCGTCTTTGCTGCCACGCTATAAAGGACTTAACACTCACCAGCGGGTGCTCGAAGCTGGCGATCCTGAACACGGTTGCACAGTACATTTTGTGACCGAGGAACTGGACGGCGGACCTCTGGTCATACAGGCCAGAACAGCTGTATTGACCAGTGATGATTCAGCTTCGCTTCAGGGTCGTATGCATACGCTGGAGCATCAGATCTATCCGCTGGCCGTCAGTTGGTTCTGTGCTGAGCGACTCAAGCTGACAGAAGAGGGGGTATTGCTTGACGATACCCTACTTCCAGCTGCAGGCTTTCAACTGGAGTCTTAA
- a CDS encoding FAD:protein FMN transferase, whose product MNPMRSLYLTGVLLCLLVLAGCTETETAPEVKHLEGGIFGTFWVVSIADPVSDEQLTALRQGIEDTLEHVDLQMSTWKPQSELMQLNGHPVGEWLVVSPELMQVLSLSQTISAQSGGAFDVTVGNLVNLWSFGPEQRPDEIPEPEQLQTRLATAGYQGLELDTSASQARRQRDFFIDLSGVAKGFGVDEVARYLTAQGLSHFLVNIGGELVASGEREPGQSWRIGIELPHSGVQVAHHIIPVKDMSIATSGDYRNYFEVDGQRFSHTINPLTGWPINHRVASVTVLTPENAEADAWATAMMVLGTEGMPLAESLQLRVLMLERNADGWTTHLSSAMVEYLGEEKAQALLHGEQ is encoded by the coding sequence ATGAATCCAATGCGTTCGCTGTATCTGACGGGTGTGTTGTTGTGTTTGTTGGTATTGGCTGGCTGTACTGAAACTGAAACAGCTCCCGAGGTTAAGCATCTTGAGGGTGGGATTTTCGGTACCTTCTGGGTGGTGTCTATAGCCGATCCGGTCAGTGATGAACAACTGACTGCGTTACGCCAGGGGATAGAGGACACGCTGGAGCATGTTGATCTGCAAATGTCGACCTGGAAACCGCAATCGGAATTAATGCAGTTAAATGGGCATCCTGTTGGCGAGTGGCTGGTGGTGTCACCTGAGTTGATGCAGGTGTTGTCATTGAGTCAGACCATCTCCGCACAAAGTGGTGGCGCATTTGATGTGACGGTAGGGAATCTGGTCAATCTTTGGAGCTTTGGTCCGGAACAGCGGCCGGATGAGATTCCTGAACCCGAACAACTGCAAACGCGACTGGCTACGGCTGGCTATCAGGGTCTTGAGTTAGATACTTCAGCCAGTCAGGCACGTCGGCAGCGGGATTTCTTTATCGATCTATCGGGGGTTGCCAAGGGCTTTGGTGTCGATGAGGTTGCACGTTATCTGACTGCTCAGGGACTGAGCCATTTTTTGGTAAATATTGGTGGCGAGCTGGTAGCATCCGGCGAGCGTGAGCCGGGCCAGAGCTGGCGCATTGGTATAGAGTTACCCCATAGCGGGGTGCAGGTAGCGCATCATATTATCCCGGTGAAGGATATGTCGATAGCGACTTCTGGTGATTACCGTAATTACTTTGAAGTGGATGGGCAGCGTTTTTCTCATACCATCAATCCGCTCACCGGTTGGCCGATAAATCACCGCGTTGCTTCGGTGACGGTGCTGACCCCTGAAAACGCCGAAGCGGATGCCTGGGCTACTGCGATGATGGTGTTGGGAACCGAGGGCATGCCCTTGGCTGAGTCGCTGCAACTGCGGGTGTTAATGCTGGAGCGAAATGCAGATGGCTGGACCACGCACCTGTCATCAGCGATGGTTGAATATCTCGGGGAAGAGAAAGCTCAGGCATTGTTGCATGGCGAGCAATAG